The DNA segment AGCACCACGAATAAATTCTGCTGGTAGGTTGGCTTCGGCAATGGATTCTTTGCGGCTGCTTTGCGCTACTGATAGGGGACTTGCTAGGCAATTAGCGCGTAAGTTGAATCGGCTTAATAGGGAGCGGCAAGATAAGACAGATTCTATGCTTAGTGTTGCGCAGAAGGAAGCAAGAGTTTTGGCAGAGGAACATAAACTTTTGGTTGTTAGCCACCAAAATTTTCACGAAGGTGTGATTGGTCTTGTGGCGAACAAGCTGAGTCGGGAATTTTCTTTACCTTCTGTAGCTATTTCGGAAAATGGAAAAGTTTCTAAAGGATCTGCCCGGTCAGTGTCTGGTTTTAATATTATTGAAGCTTTGCGAGAGATGGAACACTTATTAGATGGGGTGGGCGGTCACCCCATGGCTGCGGGGTTTACAATTAAGACTGAGTTGGTCCAAGAATTTAAGAAAGAGTTTTTGGAACTAGCTTCGCGAATGCTGGCTGGTGAGGATCTTAAGCCAGAATTAGTTATTGATATGCAAATACCCCCTTCCCGTATTTCTTGGGGTCTATGGCAAACAACTGAGCTTTTTAAGCCTTATGGATGTAGTAATCCTGCTCCAACCTTTGTTTCTACTTGTGGTGTTACCAATGTAGATGCTGTAGGAAGAAATGGGAATCATTTAAAAATTACTGTCCAGGAAATTGAGGATGCTGTAGATGATGATTCTCTTCCAGCTAGCTTTGAAGTAATTGGTTTTGGAATGGGTCACAAAGCGGCAAAATTGCAGTTAGGGGATGTGGTGCGGATTGTTTACTCCTTACTAGAGAATAAGTGGAACGGTAAAAGGTCCCTCGAGTTAAAGGCTAAAGATATAAGGAAAGTTCATTCCAGTAGCTAGCGTACGCGGAATTGGCTACTGCTTGTGGCTTCTTGTATTTGGCTTGTTCCTATAGATCTTACAATTTCCAGTGCTTTTTGGTCTAGGGTAGGGTCAATTGGTTCTACTTCCTCACTTTCAATTTCTGCAAATTTTAAGTCAGTCATGGTTTGGTAAGTTTCAAAACCAACCCAGACAAAGGAGGTAAAAAGAGAAATTGTTAGAAGTATTATCCAGTCTTTACTCATTGGTATAGAAAAAAGATTCAAACTCTAAGTTGTAGCTTTCTTGTGCTGTCTGATAGCCTCTTTTTGCATTTAGAGTTTTGATGTTGGTTTGCCGGAGAGAATTTTGCGTTTCGTTGAGATATTTAAGAAATGAGGTGTAAGGCCCACGCAGTTGTAGATAGTAAGGAACTTTCATTACTTTTATTTTGTTGTTGGGTACTTTTACTGTAGTTTTTTCTGCAGCAGTAAAGTTTAGGTACTCCAATTTCATTTGGTTTAATTCTGCAGTGGAATAAAGGTTTTCCAGTAATTGGGACGTGCTTTTACCGTAGGGCAAGCTTCTCTCGATCTTTGGCAAGTCAGCTTGGATTTTCAAGAGTTCCGATTGTGCTTTTGACAAATTTTTTATTTTTTGATCCAGCTGCTCTATAACTTTTCTTTGTTCGCTTATTTTTCTTTTTAGTTTGACTATAGTGACAAGAGCAGGGCGGATGGCAAAAATTCCAAAAATAATAAGGGATAAAAGGGTTAGTCCCAACATGGTGTAGGCTTCTCTTTGTTGGCGACGAAAATATTTCCTTTTGTATTTCCATGCAAATTTAGCCATTTTTTAGGTAGATTTGTTACGCTGGTAAGCTTCTGGTGCAAGGTTAATGCTTAATCCAAAATCGAGAGACCCACTAGCATTTATCCTTGCTTGTTCCAAGGCTAGACTTTTTAAGTTTTCGGAGGTTGCTAGCATAGTGAGAAAATGGGCAAAATTTCGCGGTGTGGTTGAAGTACCCTTTATTTGGAGGGTTTCTTCGCTAGTAGCAATTCTTGTGAAGGAAACTTCCGGCGGTATTTTACCCGTAAGTTCCTCAAGTATTGCGGAGTAATAGTTCTTATTTTGGTGGATTTGTTTTATAGCACTTAGTTGATCTTGGGTTTGTTTGAATTTATTTTCTAGACTTTGGGTAGTGAGTATTACTGTTTTCTTTGTTTTTATTTCTTCGTTTTGATTAATAATTTGGCGGTCAAGGAGGAACCGAGCAAAAAATGCGGCAAGAACTGCTATTTGGGTGGCAATTATAACTAAGCGACCGACATTTGTGGACCAGTGAATGAACTTGCTCCAAAAAGGACTTTCTTCGAGAGTTTGACTAGGGGCTAGGTTTATGCTCATAGGACAGGTTTTTACGCATTGTTTGACATGCTAGATACTAGTTGCTTTTAGCACTGTTTAGTTTCTTGCTCCACTTCGACTTTAGTCGCGCAGCTTTTTTCTTGTGGATTACACCTTTTGAAGCAGCTTTGTCAAGAGTTTTTTGGGCATTTATTAACAATTCTTCTTTTGATTCCTCTATTTTTTTCCCTTGTTCTGACTTTCTAACCTTCTTTGCTAGTGTGGCAATTTTGTCCTTCCACTTTCTGTTTATCTTTGTTCGACGTTCAGTCTGACGTTCTCTTTTCTTGCTGGATTTGAGATGAGCCATATTGGCTTCCTTTCAGTTGGCAAATTACAAATTTTAAAATCCAAATACCAAGTAAATTCCAAAATCAAAATTACAAATAACAAACTTTTGGAACTTGTTATTTGAGATTTGGTACTTGTAGTGTATCATCTCCTTGCTCCCTTGCGCAATAGGATGCTAGCATAAGGTTTGCTGTGATTGTCCAATTTTTAAAGAATGGGAAAAAGCTATTGACGCGTCGGGAGACAGGTATTCTTTCTGCTGCATTCTTTATTATGCTAACAGTTTTTGCCTCTCGGTTTCTGGGTTTGGTTCGAGACCGCCTTTTGACCGGGTTTTTTGGAGCTGGTTCGGAGTTAGGTGTTTTTTGGGCTGCTGTTGAGATTCCCGATACTATTTTTTACATTTTGGGTTCCGCGGTTTTTTCTTCTTCTTTTATTCCAATTTTTACTGACTACTTGGAAGAAGCTGATGATTTTGGTTCTAGTCTTATATGTAAAAACAACTCATCCAATTGGAGTGAGGCTTGGGAAATGGGTGGGGCAGTTTTAAGGCTTGCTTTGTTAATTTTCTTTGTTTTAGGTGGAGTAATTTTTATCTTTTCCAAGCCCATATCTAAGTTGGTTGCTCCTGGCTTTGATACCACGGAAATTTCCTTAATGAGCGGTTTGGTGCGGGTAATGACGTTGGCTCAATTTTTCTTTGTCTTAAGTTATTTTTTAACTAGTGTTCTCCAATCTTTTCAAAGGTTCTTTCTTCCTGCGCTGGCTTCTTTTCTCTACAATTTAGGGGTTGTGCTAGGTACAATCTTGCTAACTCCTCGCCTTGGCATTTGGGGTCCTGCTTGGGGTATGGTTTTTGGGGCAGTTCTTCATTTTGCGATTCAAGTTCCTTTAGCTGTAAAATTCGGTTTTAGTTTTGGGAGTTTTTGGGGAAGATTAATGCATCCCGGAGTAAAAAGAGTTTTAAGAATAACTATACCTAGAGTGATAGCTTTACTTGGAGACAAGCTAAGTCTGATTGTGCAGGTAAGTTTGGCGTCACTTATTCCTACCTTGGATAGTGTTTCTAATGTAGCTGTCCTTACTTTTGCTCGACACTTGGAACTTGTACCAATTGGGCTTTTTGGAGTTAGTTTTTCCCAGGCAACATTGCCGTCACTTTCACGCAATCGTTGTGCAGGTAAGATAAAGGAGTTTAAAGAGGTATTTTCCTCATCCTTCCGAAAAACATTTTTCTTGGTAGCTCCTGCAGCTATTATTTTGTTGGTACTAAGGATACCAGCTGTTCGGTTGGCTTTTGGTGCCAAGCGGTTTTCTTGGAAAGCTACTGTTCTTACTGGTTATACTGTAGCTTTCTTTTCTCTGGGAATTGTTTTTTATTCTGCTCTTCATCTTCTGAAGCGTGCTTTTTATGCTTTAGAGGAGGCTAGAACTCCTGTTTATACTAGTTTAATTTTTACAGCATTTGGGATATTTGTGGCGTGGCTTTTAACTCAGGTTTTGGATTTTGGTGTGTGGGCAATCCCATTAGCTTTGTCAGTAAGCGGCGCTCTTCAAGCTGTTTTGCTGTTTATCTTGTTGGAAAGGAGATTGGGCGCTTTTGACCGGGAAAAGTTGTTCGTGCCCGTAACAAAAATTGGTTGGGCAACTCTCTTTTCTGGAATAGTTTTGTACTTGCCTATGCGTTATCTAGACAAGTTGATTTTTGATACAACTCGCGTGCTAGGACTAGTGTTGTTGACTGGGATAGCAGGCTTTTTTGGGATGGTTGTGTATTTGGTCTTAACTTGGGTATTGGATGTGAAAGAAACAAAATTGTTTTTGGAATATTTGCTTTCTCGCTTGCGGCGCTTAGGTGTTCGAGTTTAATCCTCACTTCTTAGCTACCTATACCTTAATATGATAATATTTTCAGGTAATGACAAAGCTTGATCAACAGAAGATTCGGAATTTTGCAATTATTGCTCACATTGACCATGGAAAATCTACTTTGGCAGATAGACTTTTGGAGAAGACAAGAACCATTGAGCCACGGAAGATGAAAAAGCAGGTTCTGGATGAGATGGAGTTGGAAAGGGAAAGAGGAATAACAATAAAGCTGAAAGCAGTAAGGGTGACTTACAAGTTTTCACCAAGTTCTAAATTCCGAATTTCAGATAACAAGTGTAAGCTGGAAAATGGTAAATATGTTTTGAATCTTATCGATACTCCTGGGCATGTTGATTTTTCTTATGAGGTATCGCGCTCTTTGGCTGCTTGTGAAGGTGCCCTTCTCTTGGTTGATGCATCGCAGGGTATCCAAGCGCAAACTGTTTCCAATGCTTACAAAGCTCAAGATTTAGGGCTGAAGCTTATTCCTGTAGTTAATAAAGTTGACTTGGATTATGCTGATCCCGAAGAGATTGCTCGGGAAATGTGTGAGCATTTTGGGTTTCCAGAAAATGAAGTTATTTTTACTTCCGGGAAGGAGGGTACAGGTACTCGGGAAGTATTGGAAGCTATTATAAGTAGAATTCCCGCACCCTCAGGAGATGCCCGTGCTCCGCTGCGGGCTTTAGTTTTTGATTCTTTTTATGATGAACATCAGGGAGTAGTTGCTAATGTTCGTATAGTTGATGGATCTGTAACCAACTCTGAAAAGGAAGAACAACTTCACCTTATGGGTTCTGAGCAGGAGTTCTCTCCCCGTGCTTTTGGTTATTTTCAGCCGCAAATGCGACCTGTAGAAAGTTTGCAAACTGGGGAGGTTGGATATATTGCTACTGGTTTAAAGGATATAAAAAAGGTTCAGGTAGGAGACACAGTTACAAATTTTAAATCTGAAACTCGAAATAAAAAAGCGAGAGGTATTGAACCGTTGCCGGGGTATAAAGAGCCACGCTCAGTTGTTTTTGCTGGTTTATACCCTACTCGAAAAGGTAAGTTTTTAGAATTGCGAGATGCTTTGGGAAAGCTTAAGCTAAACGACGCGGCTCTGGAGTACAAGCCCACGTCTTCCTTAGCTTTGGGGAGGGGTTTTGAGGTGGGACTTTTAGGACTTTTACATTTGGATATTGTAAAAGAACGGTTGGAGCGCGAGTATGAGCTAGACCTTATTGTTACTGCTCCGACAGTAGAGTATAAAGTGCGAACTCAGGAAGAGGAATTTACAGTTAAAAACGCCTCTAACCTTCCAGATAAGTATGACGAGATTTTAGAACCTTGGGTAGTTGCAGAAATAATAACTCCTTATGAATATATTGGTAATGTAATGAAACTTATTGACGAGGCTAGAGGAGAGTTTGAAAAGCAAAAACATATTGGTGAGAAGAGGGTAAAACTGGTTGCTAACATTCCCCTTTCCGAAATTGTTTCTCAGTTTTACGATACGCTGAAATCAGCTTCTTCTGGTTTTGCTTCTTTGGAATGGGCATTTGCTGGGTTCCAACCTGTAGATGCCGGTAAGCTAGAAATTTTGGTAAACAAGGAAGTAATCGAGCCATTTTCAAGAATTGTCATTTCTGATAAAGCTTACGAAATAGGGCGGAGGATAGTAAAAAAGCTAAAGGAAGTGTTGCCTCGCAAACAATTTTCTGTACCTTTGCAAGCTGCTTTTAAAGGCCGAGTTATTGCTAGGGAGGACCTCCCAGCTATGAGAAAGGATGTCACTGCTAAACTTTACGGTGGAGACCAAACCCGGAAAGATAAACTTCTAAAAAAACAGAAGAAGGGAAAAGAAAAGCTTGCCCAGATTGGATCTGTTTCTGTGCCCAAAGATACTTTTCGAGAAATTTTGAAGGATTAGCCCTCATTGTGTCTTGGGAGACCGTTTCTCCAGACACCTTTTTTATTTCCTTTAATGAAGAGGTTTATAAGCTTCTTCTTGACACTCATTATCATTCTTAATAAAATAGTGCTAGAGAGAAAAATCCTGAATATGAAATTAGAAGTTCCAATTTAATTTATAATTTAAAATTGGGAATTTGAAATTTATTCCAATGGCTGTTTCTGATCTGACAGAAAGACAACAAAAACTTCTTAGTGCTGTGGTTCAAGAGTATATTAGGGAAGCGGAACCAGTAGGTTCAAAGACTTTGGTTGATCGTTATGATTTGGATATTTCTCCTGCAACAGTTAGGAATGAGATGGTGTGTCTGATTGAAGAGGGTCTTTTGGAGAAACCGCACGCTTCCGCTGGGCGCACACCCACCACTATGGGGTATCGTTTATATATAAGCGAGCTTTTGGAGGAAGAAGAGCTTCCAGTTATTGAAGAAGTTTCAATTAAGCAACGGCTTTGGCCTGAGCGTTTTAAGAAACACACACTTTTTCAGGAGGCGGTACGAGCTCTTGCTGATAGTGCTAAATTGTTGGCTATGATTAAGGTTAGAGATTCGTTTTATCATGCTGGAGCTGTTAATATACTTGACCACCCGGAATTTTTTGATATTGATGTTACTCGAACTGTTTTACACCTTTTGGACAAGAAGGAGTTAATTTCGGAACTTTTTTCTAAAGTTGTGGCGGACCAAGGTGTGAATACTTTAATTGGTACGGAGTTGGATCTCGATAGTTTGCAATCTTGTGGAATGGTATTTTCTCGTTTTCAAACTGGTGGTGAGCAAGGGACTGTAGGTGTTCTTGGTCCAAGTAGGATGCAGTATTCTAAGATATTTCCCCGTGTGCGGTATATGAGCACACTTCTCGAGGAGTTTGGTGGTAATTGGTAGGCTGCTCAGAAGCAGAAATTACAACCCGCCGGCTGGCGGACAAAATCCAAATGACAAATTTTAGAGCTGGCAAAGCCGGCCTCAATGGTATCAGTGGTTTCAATAGATTCAATGGTTTTGAGGGAGAGTTTTTCTTTTGATGCTATTGAAGTCTTGAAGATTTATGAATGAGGAAAAACAGAACCAAAACGAAAAAGAAAAGAAGCAGCAAGAAACAGTTGATTACAAAGAGAAGTGGAAGCGGGCGTTGGCGGATTACCGTAACCTCGAAAAGCGCGTTGTTAAAGAAAGGGAAACTCTGGTGCGGTTTTCTAATCGCGACCTTATTTTAAAACTTTTACCAGTGCTGGACGATTTGGAGGAAGCTGTGAAAAAAAGTGACGATGAGGGATATGAGAAGATTTTGAGTAAGCTAAAAGAGGTTTTAAGGGAGGCGGGTTTGGAGGAGATTGATGTTAAAGGAAAGGAGTTTGATCCAAGCGTTATGGAAGGTGTTCAAAGGGAAGATACCGCTGGGGAAACTCAGTCGCCGCACCTGCCTGCTGGCAAGGCAGGTTCCCCAGCCCCTGGGGCTGCGGCCAAAGAAGCCCCAGGGGCTTCTCCTGCGGCGGGAGAGAAAAAAATTGTTAACAAAGTGGTTCGGAAAGGGTATAATTTACATGGCAAATTATTACGTCCAGCAAGAGTAGTGGTAGGAAATTCGAAATCATAAATTCGAAGCTCCAAAAAAGAATATTAAACATTATTTGGAGCTTAGGTATTAGAATTTAGTATTTAAACATTATTATGTCCAAGATTATTGGAATAGATCTAGGTACAACGAACTCAGTTATGGCTGTAATGGAGGGTGGACAGCCAAAGGTGATTCCTAATGCGGAAGGAGACCGTTTAACTCCTTCTGTAGTTGATCCTGTGAAAAATATTGTAGGTGCGCAAGCAAAGCGCCAGATGTTGGTTAATCCCAAAAACACTATTTACGCAATAAAGCGACTAATGGGTCGGAGGTTTGGTGATGATATGGTAACTAAGGCAATGGATATGGTTCCCTATAATATTGTGGAGGGAAAAAACAGCTTGGCTGTAGTGAAGGTGGAGGGGAAAGAATATACTCCGCAGGAAATTTCCGCAATGGTCCTTTCTAAAATGAAGCGCGACGCCGAAGATTATTTGGGTGAAGAAATTTCGGAAGCAGTAATTACCGTTCCAGCCTATTTTGACGATTCTCAGCGAAACGCTACCAAAGAGGCTGGTCAGATTGCTGGTTTTGAGGTAAAGCGAATTGTTAATGAGCCTACAGCTTCTAGTCTTGCTTATGGGTTGGCTGAGAAAGGCAATCAAAAGATTGCAGTTTATGACCTTGGCGGGGGGACTTTTGATATTTCAATTCTTGAAATTGGTGAAGGAGTTTTTGAAGTACTTTCCACCAACGGTGATACCTTTCTTGGTGGGGAGGATTTTGATGATCGAGTAATTGATTATCTTTTGGAAGAGTTTAAAAA comes from the Patescibacteria group bacterium genome and includes:
- the recJ gene encoding single-stranded-DNA-specific exonuclease RecJ, with protein sequence MPHYVWKIKNKDFFNQVKGLEQEEFLSRITQELLKQRGIENDLAGKEFLNPSRPADLPLSSFGLSSKNLKRATNIILSAIEQDRPIIIHGDFDADGVCATAILWKTIYHYLGYEKCLPFIPDRFEQGYGISEESLREITNNKFQITNEDQKGLLITVDCGITAEKEINMAQEMGWQVLITDHHQKSEDVPKVPTLWTDKICGAGVAWLIARRLVELRSNPPHSPAPAAERLLGLVALATVADVEPLLGANRSFVKYGLEVLNESPCIGVQELMNVAGVEKGNIGTYELGWLLAPRINSAGRLASAMDSLRLLCATDRGLARQLARKLNRLNRERQDKTDSMLSVAQKEARVLAEEHKLLVVSHQNFHEGVIGLVANKLSREFSLPSVAISENGKVSKGSARSVSGFNIIEALREMEHLLDGVGGHPMAAGFTIKTELVQEFKKEFLELASRMLAGEDLKPELVIDMQIPPSRISWGLWQTTELFKPYGCSNPAPTFVSTCGVTNVDAVGRNGNHLKITVQEIEDAVDDDSLPASFEVIGFGMGHKAAKLQLGDVVRIVYSLLENKWNGKRSLELKAKDIRKVHSSS
- the pilO gene encoding type 4a pilus biogenesis protein PilO: MAKFAWKYKRKYFRRQQREAYTMLGLTLLSLIIFGIFAIRPALVTIVKLKRKISEQRKVIEQLDQKIKNLSKAQSELLKIQADLPKIERSLPYGKSTSQLLENLYSTAELNQMKLEYLNFTAAEKTTVKVPNNKIKVMKVPYYLQLRGPYTSFLKYLNETQNSLRQTNIKTLNAKRGYQTAQESYNLEFESFFYTNE
- a CDS encoding PilN domain-containing protein; translation: MSINLAPSQTLEESPFWSKFIHWSTNVGRLVIIATQIAVLAAFFARFLLDRQIINQNEEIKTKKTVILTTQSLENKFKQTQDQLSAIKQIHQNKNYYSAILEELTGKIPPEVSFTRIATSEETLQIKGTSTTPRNFAHFLTMLATSENLKSLALEQARINASGSLDFGLSINLAPEAYQRNKST
- the rpsT gene encoding 30S ribosomal protein S20; the protein is MAHLKSSKKRERQTERRTKINRKWKDKIATLAKKVRKSEQGKKIEESKEELLINAQKTLDKAASKGVIHKKKAARLKSKWSKKLNSAKSN
- the murJ gene encoding murein biosynthesis integral membrane protein MurJ codes for the protein MIVQFLKNGKKLLTRRETGILSAAFFIMLTVFASRFLGLVRDRLLTGFFGAGSELGVFWAAVEIPDTIFYILGSAVFSSSFIPIFTDYLEEADDFGSSLICKNNSSNWSEAWEMGGAVLRLALLIFFVLGGVIFIFSKPISKLVAPGFDTTEISLMSGLVRVMTLAQFFFVLSYFLTSVLQSFQRFFLPALASFLYNLGVVLGTILLTPRLGIWGPAWGMVFGAVLHFAIQVPLAVKFGFSFGSFWGRLMHPGVKRVLRITIPRVIALLGDKLSLIVQVSLASLIPTLDSVSNVAVLTFARHLELVPIGLFGVSFSQATLPSLSRNRCAGKIKEFKEVFSSSFRKTFFLVAPAAIILLVLRIPAVRLAFGAKRFSWKATVLTGYTVAFFSLGIVFYSALHLLKRAFYALEEARTPVYTSLIFTAFGIFVAWLLTQVLDFGVWAIPLALSVSGALQAVLLFILLERRLGAFDREKLFVPVTKIGWATLFSGIVLYLPMRYLDKLIFDTTRVLGLVLLTGIAGFFGMVVYLVLTWVLDVKETKLFLEYLLSRLRRLGVRV
- the lepA gene encoding translation elongation factor 4, with protein sequence MTKLDQQKIRNFAIIAHIDHGKSTLADRLLEKTRTIEPRKMKKQVLDEMELERERGITIKLKAVRVTYKFSPSSKFRISDNKCKLENGKYVLNLIDTPGHVDFSYEVSRSLAACEGALLLVDASQGIQAQTVSNAYKAQDLGLKLIPVVNKVDLDYADPEEIAREMCEHFGFPENEVIFTSGKEGTGTREVLEAIISRIPAPSGDARAPLRALVFDSFYDEHQGVVANVRIVDGSVTNSEKEEQLHLMGSEQEFSPRAFGYFQPQMRPVESLQTGEVGYIATGLKDIKKVQVGDTVTNFKSETRNKKARGIEPLPGYKEPRSVVFAGLYPTRKGKFLELRDALGKLKLNDAALEYKPTSSLALGRGFEVGLLGLLHLDIVKERLEREYELDLIVTAPTVEYKVRTQEEEFTVKNASNLPDKYDEILEPWVVAEIITPYEYIGNVMKLIDEARGEFEKQKHIGEKRVKLVANIPLSEIVSQFYDTLKSASSGFASLEWAFAGFQPVDAGKLEILVNKEVIEPFSRIVISDKAYEIGRRIVKKLKEVLPRKQFSVPLQAAFKGRVIAREDLPAMRKDVTAKLYGGDQTRKDKLLKKQKKGKEKLAQIGSVSVPKDTFREILKD
- a CDS encoding nucleotide exchange factor GrpE; translated protein: MNEEKQNQNEKEKKQQETVDYKEKWKRALADYRNLEKRVVKERETLVRFSNRDLILKLLPVLDDLEEAVKKSDDEGYEKILSKLKEVLREAGLEEIDVKGKEFDPSVMEGVQREDTAGETQSPHLPAGKAGSPAPGAAAKEAPGASPAAGEKKIVNKVVRKGYNLHGKLLRPARVVVGNSKS